One genomic window of Devosia salina includes the following:
- a CDS encoding efflux RND transporter permease subunit has translation MSSGSVVSRLVDWFTTRRSIGFGFEYLGLLTLRYPRIVSVAVLLFTIICFWQVPRANVDGDLLRVYAHSGHYYDAYDKLSKTFGTFENDIYVLVNSPNLVDPDVLEEVRSLAFDLELNEYAVGTMSPFTLRKPNGSGGSVPAVPEGMLNADEVAMSLMDLQQNDPMMRNLITPDLTGVVLIMFPNQELVNQNGAKAMIASLRETLSYYQGSDLQIELTGPPVWTSEMLNAAVDDQIKFTVYGFGLGAFIALFALRSFWGAILVAATPFVAVAWSIGTVLLLFGSFSFLTIIVTTLVLVMAFAESMFFVFNWLAYWRDGMEPNKAVDTTLKLVGPATSLTTLTTMVAFASLYFSPGQGVQEFALAGAAGCVIMFVCLMTVMPLLLKLAIRLGFKLPKAPNFALNAPVPAALGLAMRFGRPFSVLSILLTILLIVPFFLIQPRFSFEDYMAKDSRALTAAESIDEGVGGVAPLYVRVPLKEMDPNVGAEDFETIRKVHEIVESELGENKVISAASLTNYTETGFSREEVFDAVGPFMRKRFITEDGSQALVTGFMPTILESQALKDMVARLETRIAEAGIADAEVGGFRVLTTFATDDIVRSLQISLAASVLLNLVLIGLAFGSLRMALISAVPNMFPILGTQAWLWATGAGLQLTTVMALTIAFGIAVNDTIHMLSHYMHGRREEQRSHLDSVRHTLHRIGGAIVATTVILCAGTIIVAFSELPQVALFGTLFVLSLALALVGDLFMLPSLLVAASRWLENLTSIRVQTADHVPTPDDPTGDTDTRLGASGAK, from the coding sequence CTTCACCATCATCTGCTTCTGGCAGGTACCGCGCGCCAATGTGGATGGGGACCTGCTGCGGGTCTACGCCCATTCAGGCCATTATTACGACGCCTACGACAAGCTTTCGAAGACCTTCGGCACCTTCGAGAACGACATCTATGTCCTGGTCAATTCCCCTAATCTGGTCGATCCGGACGTTCTCGAGGAGGTCCGCAGCCTCGCTTTCGACCTCGAGCTGAACGAATACGCCGTCGGCACCATGTCGCCCTTTACCCTGCGCAAGCCCAATGGCAGCGGCGGCTCGGTCCCGGCCGTGCCCGAGGGCATGCTCAATGCCGATGAAGTCGCCATGTCGCTGATGGATCTGCAGCAGAACGACCCCATGATGCGAAACCTCATCACCCCCGACCTCACCGGGGTGGTGCTGATCATGTTCCCCAACCAGGAGCTGGTGAACCAGAACGGGGCCAAGGCGATGATCGCCAGCCTGCGCGAGACCCTGTCCTATTATCAGGGCAGCGACCTGCAGATCGAGCTGACCGGCCCGCCGGTCTGGACCTCGGAAATGCTCAACGCCGCGGTGGACGACCAAATCAAGTTCACTGTCTATGGCTTTGGCCTGGGCGCCTTCATCGCCCTGTTCGCGCTGCGCTCCTTCTGGGGCGCCATCCTGGTGGCGGCGACGCCCTTCGTGGCGGTTGCCTGGTCCATCGGCACGGTGCTGCTGCTCTTTGGCTCCTTCTCCTTCCTCACCATCATCGTCACCACGCTGGTGCTGGTCATGGCCTTCGCAGAATCCATGTTCTTCGTGTTCAACTGGCTGGCCTATTGGCGGGACGGCATGGAGCCCAACAAGGCGGTCGACACCACGCTCAAGCTGGTCGGCCCCGCCACCTCCCTGACCACGCTGACCACCATGGTTGCCTTCGCCTCGCTCTATTTCTCGCCCGGCCAGGGCGTGCAGGAATTTGCCCTGGCGGGCGCAGCGGGTTGCGTGATCATGTTCGTATGCCTGATGACGGTCATGCCGCTGCTGCTCAAGCTGGCGATCCGCCTCGGCTTCAAGCTGCCCAAGGCACCCAATTTTGCCCTCAATGCCCCGGTTCCCGCGGCCCTGGGCCTGGCCATGCGCTTTGGCCGTCCCTTCAGCGTTCTCTCGATACTGCTCACCATCCTCCTGATCGTGCCCTTCTTCCTGATCCAGCCACGCTTTTCCTTCGAGGACTACATGGCCAAGGATTCGAGGGCCCTGACGGCCGCCGAAAGCATTGATGAAGGCGTGGGGGGCGTGGCGCCGCTCTATGTGCGCGTCCCGCTCAAGGAGATGGATCCCAATGTCGGCGCCGAGGATTTCGAGACCATCCGCAAGGTGCACGAGATCGTCGAGAGCGAACTGGGCGAGAACAAGGTGATCTCGGCCGCCAGCCTCACCAACTACACCGAAACCGGCTTCAGCCGCGAAGAGGTGTTCGACGCGGTCGGCCCCTTCATGCGCAAGCGCTTCATCACCGAGGACGGCAGCCAGGCGCTGGTGACCGGCTTCATGCCCACCATTCTTGAAAGCCAGGCGCTCAAGGACATGGTGGCGCGGCTCGAAACCAGGATCGCCGAAGCCGGCATTGCCGATGCTGAAGTGGGCGGCTTCAGGGTCCTGACCACCTTTGCCACCGACGACATCGTGCGCTCGCTGCAGATCTCACTGGCCGCCAGCGTCCTGCTCAACCTCGTCCTGATCGGGCTCGCCTTTGGCTCGCTGCGCATGGCGCTGATTTCCGCCGTGCCCAACATGTTCCCCATCCTGGGCACCCAGGCCTGGCTCTGGGCCACGGGCGCGGGCCTGCAGCTGACCACCGTCATGGCCCTCACCATCGCCTTCGGCATCGCGGTCAACGACACCATCCACATGCTGTCCCATTACATGCATGGCCGCCGCGAAGAGCAGCGCAGCCACCTCGATTCGGTGCGCCACACGCTGCATCGCATCGGCGGCGCCATCGTCGCCACCACCGTCATCCTGTGTGCGGGCACCATTATCGTGGCCTTCTCCGAACTGCCGCAGGTGGCCCTCTTCGGCACCCTCTTCGTGCTGTCGCTGGCCCTGGCGCTGGTGGGGGACCTGTTCATGCTGCCCTCGCTGCTGGTGGCGGCGTCGCGCTGGCTGGAAAACCTCACCTCCATCAGGGTGCAGACCGCCGACCATGTGCCCACGCCCGATGATCCGACCGGCGATACCGATACAAGGCTGGGCGCGAGTGGCGCGAAATAG
- a CDS encoding diguanylate cyclase domain-containing protein: MLVQPFAPDDLPYDAVPLAGGDAASGRAFLRRLRDCAGMAGAGLVAQGLHWVEMDGMAPPEGITPAMLGLSGRVATDAASMLIVVPIPSVYRNAPHWLVLWDSAPRPAAEANLLLARVTELVAHAAIERRRGAEIHRRQLIERASATARIGIWSCTLPDETLSWSDGVYDLFELPRGSLVDRTQVLRMYTPESAARMQVLRADAIARLGDFNLDVEIITATGKHRWMRITATVDGVNGRARRIFGMKQNITEEKLLAERTRRLAETDSLTGLANRSLFQARLDDIHGAVTRNPVGTLLLVDLDRFKAINDELGHSQGDACLVEAGQRLVECCPPGALVARIGGDEFAIIIDRQAKAEDITLCIRIVEAFRKPFHLAGQARRVGVSVGMARRDGQSADALYRNADTALYQAKSAGRDTWRQYSAA, translated from the coding sequence ATGCTTGTGCAACCCTTTGCGCCCGATGACCTGCCTTATGACGCCGTCCCTCTGGCGGGCGGAGACGCGGCGTCCGGCCGCGCCTTTCTTCGACGCTTGCGCGACTGTGCCGGCATGGCGGGCGCCGGCCTGGTGGCCCAGGGCCTGCATTGGGTCGAGATGGACGGAATGGCACCGCCCGAAGGGATCACGCCGGCCATGCTCGGCCTCTCCGGCCGCGTCGCGACCGATGCCGCCTCCATGCTCATCGTCGTGCCGATCCCCAGCGTTTATCGCAACGCTCCACATTGGCTGGTGCTCTGGGACTCAGCGCCGCGGCCGGCGGCCGAGGCCAATCTGCTGCTGGCCCGGGTCACCGAACTGGTCGCCCACGCAGCGATCGAGCGCCGCCGCGGCGCGGAAATCCACCGCCGGCAACTGATCGAGCGCGCCTCGGCCACGGCGCGCATCGGCATCTGGTCCTGCACCCTGCCCGATGAGACCCTGTCCTGGAGCGACGGCGTCTACGACCTGTTCGAACTTCCGCGCGGCTCGCTGGTCGACCGGACCCAGGTGCTCAGGATGTACACCCCGGAATCCGCCGCTCGCATGCAGGTCCTGAGGGCCGATGCCATCGCCCGGCTGGGCGATTTCAACCTCGATGTCGAAATCATCACCGCCACCGGCAAGCACCGCTGGATGCGCATTACGGCAACCGTCGATGGCGTGAACGGCCGCGCTCGCCGGATCTTCGGCATGAAGCAGAACATCACCGAGGAGAAGCTGCTCGCCGAACGCACGCGGCGCCTGGCCGAGACCGACAGCCTGACCGGGCTCGCCAACCGCAGCCTGTTCCAGGCCCGGCTCGACGACATCCATGGCGCTGTCACGCGAAATCCGGTGGGCACCCTGCTGCTGGTCGACCTCGACCGGTTCAAGGCAATCAATGACGAGCTGGGCCACAGCCAGGGCGACGCCTGCCTGGTCGAGGCGGGTCAGCGCCTGGTCGAATGCTGCCCGCCCGGCGCCCTGGTCGCCCGCATCGGCGGCGACGAGTTCGCCATCATCATCGACCGGCAGGCCAAGGCCGAAGACATCACCCTGTGCATCCGGATCGTCGAGGCGTTTCGCAAGCCCTTCCACCTGGCCGGCCAGGCACGGCGAGTCGGCGTCTCCGTCGGCATGGCCCGGCGCGACGGCCAGAGCGCCGACGCCCTCTACCGCAATGCCGACACCGCGCTCTACCAGGCCAAGTCGGCCGGCCGCGACACCTGGCGTCAATATTCCGCCGCCTGA